The Citrifermentans bemidjiense Bem genome window below encodes:
- a CDS encoding SPOR domain-containing protein, whose protein sequence is MMTTAKAHYQDVTPAVAAVATPAPVLSVPVALPVDAVKGEETETACRDTSASVPGTYAIEVGEFIGKNALVKGKKAVKKAGLMPVVGPGGQKVEVMLRIQVGEFSDEGAARKMLNKLRKVSADLFMLKDKGGTFRVYAGSYFEHQAALDEQKRLSGKGIRSELKEATVPVSTYVINAGCFATEQVAKEKLAELERLGLKGKVLPPQ, encoded by the coding sequence ATGATGACTACGGCCAAGGCGCATTACCAGGACGTCACTCCTGCTGTCGCTGCAGTCGCCACGCCTGCTCCCGTACTCTCGGTTCCGGTCGCTCTGCCTGTCGATGCCGTAAAGGGGGAGGAAACAGAAACAGCCTGCCGGGATACCTCTGCAAGCGTCCCGGGGACCTATGCCATAGAAGTTGGAGAGTTTATCGGGAAGAACGCTCTCGTTAAGGGGAAAAAGGCGGTTAAAAAGGCGGGGCTTATGCCGGTTGTCGGGCCCGGCGGCCAGAAAGTGGAAGTGATGTTGCGGATCCAAGTGGGTGAATTCAGCGACGAAGGCGCGGCAAGGAAAATGCTGAACAAGCTGCGGAAGGTAAGTGCCGACCTGTTCATGCTCAAGGACAAAGGCGGGACCTTCCGTGTCTATGCAGGGTCCTATTTCGAGCACCAGGCTGCTCTCGACGAACAGAAGCGTCTTTCCGGCAAGGGGATTCGGTCGGAGCTGAAAGAGGCAACGGTTCCTGTTTCGACCTACGTCATCAACGCCGGCTGTTTCGCTACCGAGCAGGTGGCCAAGGAGAAACTGGCTGAGTTGGAGCGCCTGGGATTGAAAGGGAAGGTGCTCCCCCCTCAATAA
- a CDS encoding CsbD family protein, producing the protein MRSSTKDTSKGALHEAKGKVKETAGKIFSNVSLESEGKAEKIAGKVQKNVGKAEKNVESHLETEKSRHGKW; encoded by the coding sequence ATGAGATCCAGCACGAAAGATACATCAAAGGGTGCGTTACACGAAGCCAAAGGTAAAGTAAAAGAAACAGCCGGTAAGATTTTCAGTAACGTCTCGCTGGAAAGCGAAGGCAAGGCCGAAAAGATAGCCGGTAAAGTGCAGAAAAACGTCGGCAAAGCCGAAAAAAACGTGGAGAGTCATCTGGAAACCGAAAAAAGCCGTCACGGCAAATGGTAA